The Gemmatimonadaceae bacterium genome window below encodes:
- the glp gene encoding gephyrin-like molybdotransferase Glp — MLSVADAAARIIADIRTLGAERVALLDSLGRVLAEPVRSPLTLPAWDNSAMDGYAVRSDDVRDARPGAPVTLRVLETVAAGAFPSRRVERGTATRIMTGAQMPEGADGVVRVEDTDRGTAQVAIHDARDAGRNVRRRAEDIEAGSTVFDRGQPIGPAQVGVLASIGAAVVDVYRRPRVAFFGSGDEIVDLDGLPDAVAGRKILTSNSYTLHAMIRAAGGEPINLGLVRDDPGELRDRIARSSGADLLITSAGISAGEFDYVRSVLTELGVGMTVWKVRMRPGAPLGFGWLGTRPWVGLPGNPVSTMVTFDLFVRPMLRKMLGHTRLYRRPIPVTLEEPVAIAAPLTHFMRGIVSVGAGGAMTARLTGPQGSGVLTSMARANALLVIPEDRPRVEAGETVNALLLGEDAHMSATFAL, encoded by the coding sequence ATGCTCTCCGTCGCCGACGCCGCGGCGCGTATCATCGCCGACATCCGCACGCTCGGCGCCGAGCGCGTCGCGCTCCTCGATTCGTTAGGCAGGGTCCTCGCCGAGCCCGTGCGGTCGCCGCTCACGCTTCCGGCGTGGGACAATTCGGCGATGGATGGCTACGCGGTGCGCTCGGACGACGTGCGCGACGCCCGACCCGGCGCGCCGGTGACGCTGCGCGTTCTCGAAACCGTGGCCGCCGGTGCGTTCCCATCGCGGCGCGTCGAACGTGGCACGGCGACGCGCATCATGACCGGCGCACAGATGCCCGAAGGCGCCGACGGCGTGGTGCGCGTGGAAGACACCGATCGCGGCACTGCCCAGGTCGCCATTCACGACGCGCGGGACGCGGGACGCAATGTGCGCCGCCGGGCCGAAGACATCGAGGCAGGCAGCACCGTGTTCGATCGCGGACAACCCATCGGTCCGGCGCAAGTCGGCGTCCTTGCCTCGATAGGCGCCGCGGTCGTCGATGTCTATCGCCGTCCCCGCGTGGCGTTCTTCGGCTCCGGCGACGAGATCGTGGATCTCGATGGACTTCCGGACGCCGTGGCCGGCCGCAAAATCCTCACGTCCAACAGCTATACGCTGCACGCGATGATCCGCGCCGCAGGCGGCGAGCCGATCAACCTGGGACTCGTCCGCGACGATCCGGGCGAGCTCCGCGACCGCATCGCGCGCAGCTCGGGCGCCGACCTGTTGATCACGTCGGCCGGGATTTCCGCCGGCGAGTTCGATTACGTGCGCAGTGTCCTTACTGAGTTAGGCGTCGGGATGACGGTGTGGAAGGTGCGCATGCGCCCGGGTGCGCCGCTCGGCTTCGGCTGGCTCGGCACGCGGCCGTGGGTCGGGCTGCCCGGCAACCCGGTCTCGACCATGGTCACCTTCGACCTGTTCGTGCGGCCGATGCTCCGCAAAATGCTCGGCCATACGCGGCTCTACCGGCGCCCAATCCCGGTGACGCTCGAAGAACCGGTCGCGATCGCCGCCCCGCTCACGCACTTCATGCGCGGCATCGTCTCGGTCGGCGCCGGCGGCGCGATGACCGCCCGGCTGACGGGACCGCAGGGGTCCGGCGTGCTCACGTCCATGGCGCGCGCCAATGCGCTCCTCGTCATCCCCGAAGACCGGCCGCGCGTCGAGGCCGGTGAAACGGTGAACGCGCTGCTGCTCGGCGAAGATGCGCACATGAGCGCGACCTTCGCCCTCTGA
- a CDS encoding L,D-transpeptidase → MNPFRSISRGAYVLGGIALVVAAASGAFLYSTLQVRYRRDISRIVFNRNWDLLDQVRRDAGVTADSLRRAMAEASPGPDADKPYIVVSISDRRLWYKLGDSVFYTTRVAVGSGKTLVKQDGRDEYKFDTPRGRLTVQSKDAGPVWVPPDWHFLEIAEKRKLGVVMLKRGQKVPAADGSVIMVDGNDVVKKYPDGHEVPYESGEGREIVDGKNIIVPPYGTNQRKYRGTLGGHRLNLGDGYALHGTDEPRSVGEATSHGCVRLRNEDIDYLYGIVPVGTPVYIY, encoded by the coding sequence ATGAATCCGTTTCGCTCGATTTCGCGCGGTGCGTACGTGCTGGGCGGCATCGCGTTGGTCGTGGCGGCGGCGTCCGGCGCATTTCTGTATTCGACGCTGCAAGTGCGGTACCGGCGGGACATCAGCCGGATCGTGTTCAACCGCAACTGGGATCTGCTCGACCAGGTGCGGCGCGATGCCGGCGTGACGGCCGACTCGCTGCGCCGGGCGATGGCGGAGGCGAGTCCCGGCCCGGATGCGGACAAGCCGTATATCGTGGTGAGCATCTCCGACCGCCGGCTGTGGTACAAGTTAGGCGACAGCGTGTTCTACACGACGCGCGTCGCGGTGGGCAGCGGCAAGACGCTGGTGAAGCAGGACGGGCGCGACGAATACAAGTTCGACACGCCGCGCGGCCGCCTCACGGTGCAGAGCAAGGATGCGGGCCCGGTGTGGGTGCCGCCCGATTGGCACTTTCTCGAGATCGCCGAGAAGCGAAAGCTCGGCGTGGTGATGCTCAAGCGCGGACAGAAGGTGCCGGCGGCCGACGGTTCGGTGATCATGGTCGACGGCAACGACGTCGTGAAGAAATATCCGGACGGACACGAAGTGCCGTACGAGTCCGGCGAGGGCCGCGAAATCGTCGACGGAAAGAACATCATCGTGCCGCCTTACGGAACGAATCAGCGCAAATACCGTGGCACGTTAGGCGGCCATCGGCTGAATCTGGGTGACGGCTACGCCCTGCACGGCACCGATGAGCCCAGGTCCGTGGGCGAAGCGACGAGCCATGGGTGTGTGCGCTTGCGCAATGAAGACATCGATTATCTGTACGGCATCGTTCCGGTCGGAACGCCCGTGTACATTTATTGA
- the mobB gene encoding molybdopterin-guanine dinucleotide biosynthesis protein B codes for MVAIIGRKHHGKTTLTVRLAAELHRRGYRVMTIKHGTHTFEIDPETTDTYRHYHEGLAEKVAMSAPDKFALIERWTDPLDPEDIARRYMADADIVLCEGFKQSALPKIEVFRTAAAVHEHAPLYDLASPQASTYLAIVTDTPGIAPGVPEISFATSEWLEAVADLVERRVMRRGSESK; via the coding sequence ATGGTGGCGATCATCGGCCGGAAGCACCACGGTAAGACGACCCTCACGGTGCGCCTCGCCGCGGAACTGCACCGACGCGGGTATCGCGTGATGACCATCAAGCACGGCACGCACACGTTCGAGATCGATCCCGAAACCACCGACACCTACCGCCACTATCACGAGGGACTCGCTGAAAAGGTCGCGATGTCCGCACCCGACAAGTTCGCGCTCATCGAGCGGTGGACCGACCCGTTAGACCCGGAGGACATCGCGCGCCGCTACATGGCCGACGCCGACATCGTCTTGTGCGAGGGATTCAAGCAGTCCGCGCTGCCCAAGATCGAAGTGTTCCGCACCGCCGCGGCCGTGCACGAGCACGCGCCGCTCTACGACCTTGCGTCGCCGCAGGCATCCACGTACCTCGCCATCGTGACCGACACGCCGGGGATCGCTCCGGGCGTGCCGGAAATCTCCTTCGCCACATCGGAGTGGTTGGAGGCGGTGGCTGATCTCGTCGAGCGCCGCGTGATGCGGCGCGGGAGTGAGTCGAAATGA
- a CDS encoding outer membrane beta-barrel protein encodes MKRTCAVLSLAAVAAVATVAPAQVGYPPTASPYQDFSNKQEFTIYSGWFTGATGRAGVGPQGGPLLGVRYGLKLGGPVEMDAHVARVFTQRDVVSPGVLGPTRNLGTFSLPLYLADIGLTFNMTGAKSWHHLVPTFGFGGGVVSDAGTAKDIGGFQIGTAFAITFGAGLRYVPGGHWSLRAELSDDMYQAQYPNSYFAAPPGGKSVLPASSPQNQWLHNGVLALGISYLVGR; translated from the coding sequence GTGAAGCGCACCTGCGCTGTTCTTTCGTTGGCCGCCGTCGCGGCAGTGGCGACGGTCGCACCGGCGCAGGTCGGCTATCCGCCAACCGCCAGCCCGTATCAGGATTTCTCCAACAAGCAGGAATTCACGATCTACAGCGGGTGGTTCACCGGCGCCACTGGACGCGCCGGCGTCGGGCCGCAGGGGGGGCCGCTGCTCGGCGTACGCTACGGCCTCAAGTTAGGCGGACCGGTGGAGATGGACGCGCACGTCGCGCGCGTGTTCACCCAGCGGGATGTGGTGTCGCCCGGCGTGCTCGGACCGACGCGAAACCTCGGCACCTTCTCGCTGCCGCTGTACCTGGCCGACATCGGTCTGACGTTCAACATGACAGGCGCCAAGAGCTGGCACCACCTCGTTCCCACCTTCGGGTTTGGCGGCGGTGTGGTGTCCGACGCCGGTACGGCCAAGGACATTGGCGGCTTCCAGATCGGAACGGCATTCGCGATCACGTTCGGCGCCGGCCTGCGCTACGTGCCCGGCGGCCATTGGTCGCTGCGCGCCGAGCTCTCGGACGACATGTATCAGGCCCAGTATCCGAATTCCTATTTTGCGGCGCCGCCGGGCGGCAAATCGGTGCTTCCGGCCTCGTCGCCGCAGAACCAGTGGCTGCACAACGGCGTGCTCGCGTTAGGCATCTCGTATCTCGTCGGGCGCTGA
- a CDS encoding YkvA family protein, with product MSLRTKRLERQGGRVLGGAWLRDKYERQERRSGRGPRRAAKRTVLGAVRQIPSYLRLLWGLLTDERVSVLDKVLVGAAIGYVVMPFDLIPDFIPLIGQVDDIYVIMLALDRLISHAGAEVLADHWDGDPRELTPKSLEAVLLAAAFFLPFSARVRVRRRLRKRLL from the coding sequence ATGAGTCTGAGAACGAAACGTCTCGAGCGACAAGGCGGCAGAGTGCTCGGCGGCGCCTGGCTGCGCGACAAGTACGAGCGACAGGAGCGCCGGTCGGGCCGCGGTCCGCGGCGTGCGGCAAAGCGCACGGTGCTCGGTGCGGTGCGGCAGATTCCGTCGTATCTGAGACTCTTGTGGGGCTTGCTGACCGATGAGCGTGTGTCCGTGCTGGACAAGGTGCTGGTGGGCGCCGCCATCGGTTACGTGGTCATGCCGTTCGACCTCATTCCGGATTTCATTCCGCTGATCGGACAGGTGGACGACATCTACGTGATCATGCTGGCGCTGGACCGGTTGATCTCGCACGCCGGCGCCGAAGTGCTTGCCGATCACTGGGATGGCGATCCGCGCGAGCTAACGCCAAAGAGTCTCGAGGCGGTCCTCTTGGCCGCGGCGTTTTTCCTGCCGTTCAGTGCGCGCGTGCGCGTCCGCCGGCGGCTGCGCAAACGACTCCTGTAG
- a CDS encoding D-Ala-D-Ala carboxypeptidase family metallohydrolase — protein sequence MVRAHTGAHRFARAIRVVGAGIALAAAAGAAPRADAARVPVSSRDSIDAPIPARAPLPAKAGLWFLDSLVGRSGKLRALFVSPSHPYGVDALQELFGDSALDRPGVYAVHDSALTQPLCFISLVPFAAKQKGRIGSYWLGTWPHERHASRDSMYADPDGFIEVTPENEDTWVSEHFQLRDFLTHDQEDVWPKYLALSPKLVDKLELVIDDLNAHGVDVTHLTVMSGFRTPEYNRRGVGKRGGRARDSRHQYGDAADVFVDNTESGRMDDLNHDGRVNLRDARVIRDAVDRVEAAHPDLIGGVGLYHATRAHGPFVHIDTRGERVRWSAR from the coding sequence ATGGTCCGTGCACATACAGGCGCGCATCGCTTCGCGCGCGCCATTCGAGTCGTCGGTGCAGGAATCGCACTCGCAGCGGCCGCAGGCGCGGCACCGCGCGCTGACGCGGCGCGCGTTCCTGTTTCGTCGCGCGATTCGATCGACGCGCCCATTCCGGCCCGCGCGCCGCTTCCCGCCAAAGCAGGTCTCTGGTTTCTCGACTCACTCGTGGGCCGCAGCGGCAAACTTCGCGCGCTCTTCGTGAGTCCGTCGCATCCGTACGGCGTCGATGCGCTTCAAGAATTGTTCGGCGACAGCGCACTCGATCGGCCCGGTGTCTACGCGGTTCATGATAGCGCTCTAACGCAACCGCTCTGCTTCATCTCGCTCGTGCCGTTCGCCGCAAAGCAAAAGGGACGCATCGGATCCTATTGGCTTGGCACTTGGCCGCACGAACGGCACGCGTCTCGCGACTCGATGTACGCCGATCCGGATGGCTTCATCGAAGTCACACCGGAGAACGAGGACACCTGGGTGTCGGAGCACTTTCAACTGCGCGACTTCCTAACGCACGACCAGGAAGACGTGTGGCCCAAGTACCTCGCGCTGAGCCCGAAGTTGGTCGACAAGCTCGAGCTCGTGATCGATGATCTGAATGCGCACGGCGTCGACGTGACACACCTGACGGTCATGTCGGGGTTCAGGACGCCGGAGTACAACAGACGCGGCGTGGGCAAGCGCGGTGGTCGTGCTCGCGACAGCCGTCACCAGTATGGGGATGCGGCGGATGTGTTCGTCGACAACACCGAGTCGGGCCGGATGGATGATCTCAATCACGACGGGCGCGTGAATCTTCGGGACGCTCGCGTCATTCGCGATGCGGTCGATCGCGTGGAAGCAGCACACCCCGATCTGATCGGCGGAGTGGGGCTGTATCACGCGACTCGTGCGCACGGACCATTCGTGCACATCGACACGCGCGGTGAGCGCGTGCGCTGGAGCGCACGGTGA
- the dacB gene encoding D-alanyl-D-alanine carboxypeptidase/D-alanyl-D-alanine-endopeptidase, which translates to MKVCRTPAVVAGLVALGCASGGTHPSPAPQPAALPASQMATSAAPPSPLEVLRTGIDSMIADSVFRNANWGILIVDPDGGDTLYSHNAGKLFMPASNMKVITGSVALAQLGPNFQFRTTFVADGPVCDGTLHGDLVVDGRGDPSESDAMRGDALSAMRDIADSLRARGIDRVAGQVLSGFDAFPGPTLGYGWSWDDLDASYSAGVDELFFNEGAARMVIRGGRKPGSKVSVAVLPTPRYPTVRVAALTAFPPESLASGSGGRHRFSRLDGELHTSLDTLTGTVVLTGWIAPDVVDTMDVVYPDQNTAYLEALRGALIERGVVLRNVKERKGFGGCGAHRARAAPPMADTLFTYLSPPLRDVLRAMAKPSQNQIAEILLRTIGLERAGSGTADSGIAVVRRQLLAWGVQPDGFVQRDGSGLSRYDYLTPETLVRVLASIRKDTAFSAFYDALPIAGVDGTIGNRMRGTPAQGNVHAKTGFVANARSLSGYVTTADGHMLIFSALCNNWTTSVREIERVQDAIAVDLASMRLGGGTP; encoded by the coding sequence ATGAAGGTGTGTCGCACGCCCGCGGTGGTCGCGGGCCTCGTCGCGTTGGGCTGCGCCTCGGGCGGAACCCATCCGAGTCCGGCGCCGCAGCCGGCCGCGCTTCCTGCGTCGCAGATGGCCACGAGTGCCGCGCCGCCATCGCCGCTCGAAGTGTTGCGCACCGGTATCGATTCGATGATCGCGGACTCGGTGTTCCGCAATGCCAACTGGGGCATCCTCATCGTCGATCCGGACGGGGGCGACACGCTCTACTCGCACAATGCCGGCAAGTTGTTCATGCCGGCGTCGAACATGAAAGTGATCACCGGATCCGTGGCGCTGGCTCAGTTAGGCCCCAACTTCCAGTTCCGCACCACCTTCGTGGCCGACGGCCCGGTCTGCGACGGTACGCTGCACGGCGATCTGGTGGTGGACGGCCGCGGCGATCCGAGCGAAAGCGACGCCATGCGCGGCGACGCCCTCTCCGCCATGCGCGACATCGCCGACTCCCTGCGCGCACGCGGCATCGATCGCGTCGCGGGCCAGGTGCTGAGCGGCTTCGATGCGTTTCCAGGCCCAACGTTGGGCTACGGTTGGTCCTGGGACGACCTCGATGCGTCCTACAGCGCGGGCGTCGACGAATTGTTCTTCAACGAAGGCGCCGCCCGCATGGTGATCCGCGGCGGACGCAAACCCGGCAGCAAAGTGAGCGTCGCCGTGCTGCCCACGCCGCGCTATCCCACCGTGCGCGTCGCCGCACTCACGGCATTCCCGCCCGAATCCCTCGCCTCCGGCAGCGGCGGCCGTCATCGGTTCTCGCGACTGGATGGCGAACTGCACACGTCGCTCGACACCCTCACCGGAACTGTCGTGCTCACCGGGTGGATCGCGCCCGATGTCGTCGACACGATGGACGTCGTCTATCCCGATCAGAATACCGCGTACCTCGAGGCGCTGCGCGGAGCGCTCATCGAACGCGGCGTCGTGCTCCGCAATGTGAAGGAGCGGAAGGGATTCGGCGGTTGCGGCGCGCATCGGGCTCGCGCCGCGCCGCCGATGGCCGACACCTTGTTCACCTACCTGTCGCCGCCGCTGCGCGACGTGCTGCGCGCGATGGCCAAGCCGTCGCAGAACCAGATCGCCGAAATCCTGTTGCGCACGATTGGCCTCGAGCGCGCGGGCTCGGGCACGGCCGACAGCGGCATCGCCGTCGTGCGTCGCCAGCTGCTCGCCTGGGGCGTGCAGCCGGATGGCTTCGTCCAACGCGACGGCAGCGGCCTCTCGCGCTACGACTACCTCACGCCCGAAACCCTCGTGCGCGTGTTGGCATCGATCCGCAAGGACACCGCATTCAGCGCATTTTACGACGCGCTGCCGATCGCGGGCGTCGACGGAACGATCGGAAACCGCATGCGCGGGACGCCCGCGCAGGGCAACGTGCACGCGAAAACGGGATTCGTGGCGAACGCGCGATCGCTCAGTGGCTATGTGACCACCGCCGACGGCCACATGCTGATCTTCAGCGCGCTGTGCAACAACTGGACGACATCGGTGCGCGAGATCGAGCGGGTGCAGGACGCCATCGCGGTCGACCTGGCGTCCATGCGCCTCGGCGGCGGCACCCCGTAG
- a CDS encoding 6-carboxytetrahydropterin synthase: MAGAVAQLSRRVDFAAAHRYRRPDWNEERNRSVFGACANLNYHGHDYACTVTVRGAIDDTTGMIIDLGLLDRILDDEIFARFDHRNINLDVAEFADGGLVPTGENIARFIFERVQPRLPAGVELVRVDVAEDETLSATFGVR, translated from the coding sequence ATGGCAGGCGCCGTCGCCCAACTCAGCCGTCGCGTCGATTTCGCCGCCGCCCACCGCTATCGGCGGCCGGACTGGAACGAGGAGCGCAACCGCAGCGTGTTCGGCGCCTGCGCCAACCTCAACTATCATGGGCACGATTACGCGTGCACGGTGACCGTCCGCGGCGCCATCGATGACACGACCGGAATGATCATCGACCTCGGTCTCCTCGACCGCATCCTGGACGATGAGATCTTTGCCCGCTTCGATCACCGCAACATCAACCTGGACGTCGCCGAATTCGCCGATGGAGGGCTCGTGCCCACCGGCGAGAACATCGCCCGGTTCATCTTCGAGCGCGTCCAGCCGCGCCTGCCCGCCGGCGTCGAGCTCGTGCGCGTGGATGTCGCCGAAGATGAAACGCTGTCGGCGACGTTCGGCGTGCGTTAG
- a CDS encoding molybdenum cofactor guanylyltransferase, with protein MTSAGPCTGVILAGGAARRYAGAPKGLERVGGRRVIDRVADALAIAADDLLLVANDPAAASWIPGLRVATDVRPGNGSLGGIHAALTHARTPVLVVAWDMPFVSAPLLTALRALGRDADVAVPESASPRGVEPLCAYYDPACVAAIERRLDAGDRRVVGFFDEVRVATLHDADVRAFGDPAVLFMNVNSPDELALAERYAARIDAAHGGDHRPEAPR; from the coding sequence GTGACCAGCGCCGGCCCGTGCACCGGCGTCATCCTCGCCGGTGGAGCGGCGCGCCGGTACGCCGGCGCACCCAAAGGCCTCGAGCGCGTGGGCGGCCGCCGCGTGATCGATCGCGTCGCCGATGCGCTCGCCATTGCCGCCGATGACCTGCTGCTCGTCGCGAACGATCCGGCGGCCGCTTCCTGGATACCTGGCCTGCGCGTCGCCACGGATGTGCGGCCCGGCAACGGAAGTCTGGGCGGCATCCACGCCGCGCTCACACATGCCCGTACACCCGTGCTCGTCGTTGCCTGGGACATGCCCTTCGTGTCCGCTCCTCTGCTGACCGCCCTGCGCGCGCTCGGCCGCGACGCCGACGTCGCAGTCCCCGAAAGCGCATCGCCACGTGGTGTCGAGCCGCTGTGCGCATATTATGATCCAGCGTGCGTGGCCGCCATCGAGCGCCGCCTCGATGCCGGCGACCGCCGCGTCGTCGGGTTCTTCGACGAGGTGCGCGTCGCGACACTGCACGACGCGGACGTCCGCGCCTTCGGCGACCCCGCGGTGCTGTTCATGAACGTCAATTCACCGGACGAGCTCGCGCTCGCAGAGCGATATGCCGCACGCATCGACGCCGCCCATGGTGGCGATCATCGGCCGGAAGCACCACGGTAA
- the gpmI gene encoding 2,3-bisphosphoglycerate-independent phosphoglycerate mutase, whose amino-acid sequence MATQGAKKRPVVLIVLDGWGYRAEREGNAIAMARTPTWDALWKGHPRTLLEASGLAVGLPRGQMGNSEVGHLNLGAGRVVPQDIVRIDAAVESGDFFRNEVFVDLCRETKKRSATLHLVGLIGNGGVHAVDRHLFALINLASRLEVPRVAIHALLDGRDTMPRSALRYMQETLTRASGKAVIASLGGRYYGMDRDKRWDRTKLWYDAMALGHGPQAQDPVAAIQAAYYRGESDEFVKPVVIAQDGTPVAPMRDGDGVIFFNYRADRMRQLVRAVTSDEFEGFEIAKRPKVRAASMTMYDETFTIPVAFPPLVLSQIVAEVLAEHGRTQFRTAETEKYAHVTYFFNGGFESPYRGEIRELVPSQKVATYDLAPEMSANPVTDVLCRAIRSREHDFILCNYANGDMVGHTGVIPAAITAVETVDACLGRVLTVADEVGARVIVTADHGNCEMMIDPDTGGPHTAHTTNPVPLVIVDPDGEPPLRGGGALGDVGPTLLTMLGLEQPVEMTGRDLRQAHAHTPRAGVHP is encoded by the coding sequence ATGGCAACTCAGGGGGCGAAAAAGCGGCCGGTAGTGCTGATCGTGCTCGACGGCTGGGGCTATCGTGCCGAACGCGAAGGGAATGCTATCGCCATGGCCCGCACTCCCACCTGGGACGCACTCTGGAAAGGGCATCCGCGGACGCTGCTCGAAGCCTCGGGTTTGGCCGTGGGACTCCCGCGCGGTCAGATGGGCAACAGCGAGGTTGGGCATCTCAACTTGGGTGCGGGACGTGTCGTCCCGCAAGACATCGTTCGGATCGATGCCGCTGTCGAGAGCGGCGATTTTTTTCGCAACGAGGTCTTCGTGGACCTCTGTCGCGAGACTAAGAAGCGATCCGCCACCCTGCATCTCGTTGGGCTGATCGGCAACGGCGGCGTGCACGCCGTCGACAGGCATCTCTTCGCACTCATCAACCTCGCGTCCAGGCTCGAGGTGCCGCGCGTGGCGATCCACGCGCTACTCGACGGTCGCGACACCATGCCCCGCTCCGCGCTTCGCTATATGCAGGAGACGCTCACGCGCGCGTCGGGTAAAGCGGTCATCGCATCGTTGGGCGGACGGTACTACGGGATGGACCGGGACAAACGCTGGGATCGCACCAAGCTCTGGTACGATGCGATGGCGCTTGGGCACGGGCCCCAGGCCCAGGACCCCGTTGCCGCCATCCAAGCCGCGTATTACCGGGGCGAGAGCGACGAGTTCGTCAAACCGGTCGTGATCGCGCAGGACGGTACGCCGGTGGCGCCGATGCGCGACGGCGACGGCGTCATTTTCTTCAATTATCGTGCGGACCGGATGCGCCAACTCGTCCGCGCCGTAACGAGCGACGAGTTCGAGGGGTTCGAGATCGCGAAGCGTCCCAAGGTACGCGCCGCATCGATGACGATGTACGACGAGACCTTCACGATTCCCGTCGCGTTTCCGCCGCTCGTGCTCTCGCAGATCGTCGCCGAGGTGCTGGCCGAGCACGGACGCACGCAGTTCCGGACGGCGGAAACGGAGAAGTACGCGCACGTGACGTATTTCTTCAACGGCGGCTTCGAGTCGCCGTATCGAGGCGAGATCCGAGAGCTCGTGCCGAGTCAGAAGGTCGCGACGTACGATCTCGCGCCTGAGATGAGCGCGAATCCGGTGACCGACGTGCTGTGCCGCGCGATCCGCTCGCGCGAGCACGACTTCATTCTGTGCAACTACGCCAACGGCGACATGGTCGGCCACACGGGCGTGATTCCGGCGGCGATTACCGCCGTGGAAACCGTCGATGCGTGCCTTGGCCGCGTGTTGACCGTGGCCGATGAGGTCGGGGCGCGGGTGATCGTGACCGCGGACCACGGCAACTGTGAAATGATGATCGACCCCGACACCGGCGGCCCGCACACGGCGCACACGACGAATCCCGTTCCGTTGGTCATCGTCGACCCGGACGGCGAGCCGCCCCTGCGCGGCGGCGGTGCGTTAGGCGACGTCGGCCCGACGCTGCTCACCATGCTCGGCCTCGAGCAGCCCGTCGAGATGACCGGGCGGGACCTGAGGCAAGCTCACGCGCATACCCCTCGTGCAGGAGTCCATCCGTGA
- a CDS encoding DUF2281 domain-containing protein — translation MNETLRDRLLRKLDTLPDERGYQVLDYLEFLESRYAQKTAQTPNVFQRFAEGVEDSLRAGRVSATGIAETMGLLNKAMGVLQGVAAAGKSVASDVMEVAARTASRAASTDRADEPASENGAPSPAAAPSSPNGTQSQEPTGGAS, via the coding sequence ATGAACGAGACATTGCGGGATCGCCTCCTGCGCAAGCTCGACACGCTGCCTGATGAGCGTGGTTACCAAGTGCTCGACTACCTCGAGTTCCTAGAATCGCGCTATGCGCAGAAGACCGCGCAAACGCCCAACGTTTTTCAGCGCTTTGCCGAAGGCGTGGAGGACAGCCTGCGGGCGGGCCGGGTTTCGGCGACGGGCATCGCAGAGACGATGGGGCTCTTGAACAAGGCGATGGGAGTGTTGCAGGGCGTTGCGGCGGCGGGGAAATCAGTGGCATCGGATGTGATGGAAGTTGCGGCACGCACGGCGAGTCGCGCCGCATCGACGGATCGAGCGGATGAACCTGCATCCGAAAACGGTGCACCGTCGCCGGCGGCGGCGCCCAGTTCGCCTAACGGAACGCAGTCGCAGGAGCCGACGGGAGGTGCGTCATGA